The Flavimarina sp. Hel_I_48 genome window below encodes:
- a CDS encoding Gfo/Idh/MocA family protein, whose amino-acid sequence MTTMKTSIITLLFIFVTIAITAQQKLKVVVAGLSHDHAHVIMNEYKEGKVSITGIVESDKDLIARYSKSYKLDRSIFYSDLKTALDKLKPDAVLAYNPVSEHIDVARIALPMQIPVMVEKPLATTLKDAKEMAKLSRDNSTPLLTNYETTWYGSNQTLAVKVKNTNFGTIKKMIAKDGHEGPKEIGCSAEFLDWLTDPVKNGGGAIMDFGCYGANLMTWLKNGQKPIAVTAVTRNLKPDVYPKVDDDATIILEYEDGNGIIEASWDWSYGIKGLQVYGDSSSFNAVDGNTLEYQKQAQNAEKVTLTEDFHKDHLTYLQAVINHNVETKNDLSSLENNLIVVEILEAAKKSAKTGERVKL is encoded by the coding sequence ATGACCACCATGAAAACCTCTATAATTACTCTTTTATTCATTTTTGTCACCATAGCAATAACTGCCCAGCAAAAACTCAAGGTAGTGGTCGCTGGTCTTAGTCACGACCACGCACATGTGATCATGAACGAATATAAAGAGGGCAAAGTAAGTATTACTGGTATTGTTGAAAGCGATAAAGATCTCATAGCACGCTATAGTAAAAGTTACAAGCTCGATCGTTCTATTTTTTATAGCGACTTAAAAACCGCACTTGACAAATTAAAACCTGATGCGGTTCTTGCTTACAATCCGGTTTCTGAACATATAGATGTTGCCCGTATTGCCTTGCCCATGCAAATTCCTGTAATGGTAGAAAAACCCCTTGCAACTACCCTTAAGGATGCAAAGGAGATGGCAAAGCTTTCACGGGACAACTCCACTCCCCTGCTTACCAATTATGAGACGACATGGTATGGAAGTAACCAGACCCTGGCGGTAAAAGTAAAAAATACCAACTTTGGAACTATCAAAAAAATGATTGCCAAAGATGGTCATGAAGGCCCTAAAGAAATAGGTTGCAGTGCAGAATTTCTAGATTGGCTTACTGATCCTGTAAAAAATGGTGGTGGGGCAATTATGGATTTTGGTTGCTATGGTGCAAATTTAATGACCTGGTTAAAAAACGGTCAAAAACCTATTGCCGTAACCGCGGTTACCCGAAATTTAAAGCCTGATGTTTATCCAAAAGTAGACGATGACGCTACGATTATTTTGGAATACGAGGATGGCAATGGAATCATTGAAGCTTCGTGGGACTGGTCATATGGTATTAAGGGTTTACAGGTATATGGAGATTCTTCTTCATTTAACGCAGTTGATGGAAATACCCTTGAGTATCAAAAACAGGCTCAAAATGCCGAAAAAGTAACGCTTACGGAAGATTTCCATAAAGATCATCTTACCTATTTACAAGCTGTCATAAATCATAATGTAGAGACAAAGAACGATCTTTCTTCCCTTGAAAATAATCTGATTGTGGTAGAAATACTTGAAGCAGCTAAGAAAAGCGCTAAAACTGGAGAACGTGTAAAACTTTAA